Proteins encoded by one window of Arachis ipaensis cultivar K30076 chromosome B04, Araip1.1, whole genome shotgun sequence:
- the LOC107635959 gene encoding uncharacterized protein LOC107635959, whose amino-acid sequence MPINPLLSIHYDGKIVYDEECSIVFKSGQPIITYITLKVNILTVLKNLILHSVGQQHTKRVKKIYYRYPPKVNDNLFYKRYRLRDDEDVCLIRSWHNRWTNVHLLELFVFLIELGGRGSSVDTVDDSPLSGAVRQNIRRTMVDLNMPPEGSQEGSNVELGNADMMEDNVESHEGSAIRDPMMDLYKVNPDDEDDADDESTEIFDDGDKEEEMNYYGDTQIALTQPAISQPYDRSDHFSRLNLNAMTSDWSFIYGAPEEDPSNEFEVGQQFENKEEVMLAFKRYNIRRVVEYKVLESDQLRLDSKVIVQHIFTMVKADPTISIKVLQEGVKNHFGYKASYIKMYLLGTWVQLVTQPWPGSADTVMFH is encoded by the exons ATGCCAATAAATCCATTGTTATCCATTCATTATGATGGTAAAATAGTATATGATGAAGAATGTTCTATCGTTTTTAAGTCTGGTCAACCAATAATTACGTATATAACACTAAAAGTCAACATTCTAACAGTGTTGAAAAATTTGATATTGCATTCTGTTGGGCAGCAACACACGAAAAGAGTGAAAAAAATTTACTACAGATATCCGCCCAAAGTAAATGACAATTTGTTTTATAAAAG GTATCGGTTACGTGACGACGAGGACGTATGTCTTATAAGGTCGTGGCACAATCGATGGACAAATGTTCATTTGTTGGAATTATTTGTGTTTCTTATTGAGTTGGGTGGACGAGGATCATCTGTGGATACTGTTGATGATAGTCCGTTAAGTGGAGCTGTTAGACAAAATATTAGAAGGACGATGGTCGATCTAAATATGCCACCTGAAGGTAGTCAAGAGGGCTCAAACGTTGAACTTGGTAATGCTGACATGATGGAAGATAATGTTGAAAGTCATGAGGGTTCTGCTATAAGGGATCCGATGATGGATCTGTATAAAGTTAACCCCGATGATGAAGACGATGCTGATGATGAATCAACGGAAATTTTTGATGATGGTGacaaggaagaagagatgaaCTACTACGGTGACACACAAATCGCTCTGACACAGCCTGCCATTTCTCAACCATATGACCGGTCGGATCACTTCTCTAGGTTGAATCTCAATGCAATGACTTCAGATTGGTCGTTTATCTATGGAGCCCCCGAAGAGGATCCAAGCAATGAGTTCGAGGTTGGACAACAATTTGAGAATAAAGAAGAAGTCATGTTGGCATTTAAGAGGTATAACATCAGGAGGGTTGTGGAGTATAAAGTACTAGAGAGTGACCAATTGAG GTTGGATTCAAAGGTGATTGTTCAACACATATTCACAATGGTCAAAGCAGATCCAACAATTAGCATCAAGGTTCTGCAAGAAGGTGTGAAGAATCACTTCGGTTACAAGGCATCCTATATAAAG ATGTACTTGCTCG GTACTTGGGTGCAACTTGTGACACAACCTTGGCCTGGTTCAGCCGACACTGTCATGTTTCATTGA